From Streptomyces yatensis, one genomic window encodes:
- a CDS encoding polynucleotide kinase-phosphatase gives MTEEKRPIGVPDLSLVVLVGTTGSGKSTFARHHFLPTQIVSSDVCRGLVADDENDQSATPDAFDVLHYIVGKRLAAGRLTVVDATNVRGESRRSLIALAREHDVLPVAIVLDVPEGECARRNARRPVRAGMPDHVIPRQRRELRRSLKSLEREGFRKVHLLRGVEEVEAAEVVTERRYNDLRHLTGPFDIIGDIHGCRSELETLLGKLGYALRRDESGRPVHAAHPEGRTAVFVGDLVDRGPDSPGVLRLVMGMVASGAALCVPGNHENKLGRYLKGRKVRVTHGLAETVEQLDREHTADPDFVERVRAFIESLVSHYVLDGGALVVCHAGLPEKYHGRTSGRVRSHALYGETTGETDEFGLPVRYPWAEDYRGRAAVVYGHTPTPRASWLNNTICLDTGCVFGGRMTALRWPERELVDVPAERIWYEPVKPLTTEASGGADGRPLDLADVRGRRIVETRHMGRIAVKEENAAAALEVMSRFAVDPRLLGYLPPTMAPTATSKEGTGGGAADGGFLEHPAEAFAAYRADGVRQVICEEKHMGSRAVALVCRDADLARERFGAPDGASGTIHTRTGRPFFDDVQLTETVLRALRRSIDGAGLWQELDADWLLLDAELMPWSLKAEGLLRNQYAAVGAASRAVFPGVLAALEGAEARGVEVAALLGKQRERASDAAAFTDAYRRYCWPVDGPDGIRMAPFQILAVQGRNLATALPHDQQLALIDRMIEAEKPAADGHGARLLAPTRRLIVDTEDEASVAEGVRWWLDLTAAGGEGMVVKPLQGFVRKGDGRLVQPGVKCRGREYLRIIYGPEYTRPENLDRLRVRHLGHKRSLALREYALGLEALDRLAEGEPLWRVHEAVFAVLALESEPVDPRL, from the coding sequence ATGACCGAGGAGAAGCGCCCGATCGGCGTGCCCGACCTGTCCCTCGTGGTGCTCGTCGGCACCACCGGATCCGGCAAGTCCACCTTCGCCCGTCACCACTTCCTGCCCACCCAGATCGTCTCCTCCGACGTCTGCCGCGGGCTGGTCGCCGACGACGAGAACGACCAGAGCGCCACTCCCGACGCCTTCGACGTGCTGCACTACATCGTGGGCAAGCGGCTGGCCGCCGGGCGGCTGACCGTCGTCGACGCCACCAACGTCCGCGGCGAGTCCCGCCGCAGTCTGATCGCGCTCGCCCGCGAGCATGACGTCCTGCCCGTGGCGATCGTCCTCGACGTCCCCGAGGGCGAGTGCGCCCGGCGCAACGCCCGGCGGCCCGTCCGCGCCGGAATGCCCGACCATGTCATCCCCCGCCAGCGCCGTGAGCTGCGCCGCTCCCTGAAGTCCCTGGAGCGCGAGGGGTTCCGCAAGGTGCATCTCCTGCGCGGTGTCGAGGAGGTGGAGGCCGCGGAGGTCGTCACCGAGCGCCGCTACAACGATCTGCGCCACCTCACCGGCCCGTTCGACATCATCGGCGACATCCACGGCTGCCGCTCCGAGCTGGAGACCCTGCTGGGCAAGCTGGGTTACGCCCTGCGCCGCGACGAGTCCGGCCGCCCGGTCCACGCCGCCCACCCCGAAGGCCGTACGGCGGTCTTCGTGGGCGACCTCGTCGACCGCGGCCCCGACAGCCCCGGGGTGCTGCGCCTGGTGATGGGCATGGTCGCCTCCGGCGCGGCCCTGTGCGTGCCCGGCAACCACGAGAACAAGCTCGGCCGCTATCTCAAGGGCCGCAAGGTGCGGGTCACCCATGGCCTGGCCGAGACCGTGGAGCAGCTGGACCGGGAACACACCGCGGACCCGGACTTCGTCGAGCGGGTGCGGGCGTTCATCGAGTCGCTGGTCAGCCACTACGTACTGGACGGCGGGGCGCTGGTGGTGTGTCACGCCGGGCTGCCCGAGAAGTACCACGGCCGCACCTCCGGCCGGGTCCGTTCGCACGCGCTCTACGGGGAGACGACCGGGGAGACCGATGAGTTCGGGCTGCCGGTGCGCTATCCCTGGGCCGAGGACTACCGCGGCCGGGCCGCCGTCGTCTACGGCCACACCCCCACCCCCCGCGCCTCCTGGCTCAACAACACCATCTGCCTCGACACCGGCTGTGTCTTCGGCGGCCGGATGACCGCGCTGCGCTGGCCGGAGCGCGAGCTGGTGGACGTCCCGGCCGAGCGGATCTGGTACGAACCGGTCAAACCGCTGACCACCGAGGCCTCCGGGGGCGCCGACGGCCGCCCGCTCGACCTGGCCGATGTGCGGGGCCGCCGTATCGTCGAGACCCGCCATATGGGCCGGATCGCGGTCAAGGAGGAGAACGCGGCGGCCGCGCTGGAGGTCATGAGCCGGTTCGCGGTCGACCCCCGGCTGCTCGGCTATCTCCCGCCCACCATGGCGCCGACCGCCACCTCCAAGGAGGGGACCGGCGGCGGAGCGGCCGACGGAGGCTTCCTCGAACACCCGGCGGAGGCGTTCGCCGCCTACCGCGCGGACGGGGTGCGCCAGGTGATCTGCGAGGAGAAGCACATGGGCTCCCGCGCGGTGGCGCTGGTCTGTCGCGACGCGGACCTCGCACGGGAGCGCTTCGGCGCGCCGGACGGCGCCTCCGGCACGATCCACACCCGCACCGGACGGCCGTTCTTCGACGACGTCCAGCTCACCGAGACCGTGCTGCGCGCGCTGCGCCGCTCCATCGACGGCGCCGGGCTGTGGCAGGAGCTGGACGCCGACTGGCTGTTGCTGGACGCCGAGTTGATGCCGTGGTCGCTCAAGGCCGAGGGGCTGCTGCGCAACCAGTACGCGGCGGTGGGCGCCGCCTCCCGTGCCGTCTTCCCCGGCGTGCTCGCGGCGCTGGAGGGGGCGGAGGCGCGCGGTGTCGAGGTGGCTGCCCTCCTCGGCAAGCAGCGGGAACGGGCGTCGGACGCGGCCGCGTTCACCGACGCCTACCGGCGCTACTGCTGGCCGGTCGACGGGCCGGACGGCATCCGCATGGCGCCGTTCCAGATCCTGGCCGTCCAGGGCCGAAACCTCGCCACCGCGCTGCCCCATGATCAGCAGCTCGCGCTGATCGACCGGATGATCGAGGCCGAGAAGCCGGCCGCCGACGGCCACGGCGCCCGGCTGCTGGCCCCCACCCGGCGGTTGATCGTCGACACCGAGGACGAGGCGTCGGTCGCCGAGGGCGTGCGGTGGTGGCTGGACCTGACCGCGGCCGGCGGCGAGGGCATGGTGGTCAAGCCCCTCCAGGGCTTCGTCCGCAAGGGCGACGGCCGGCTGGTCCAGCCGGGCGTGAAGTGCCGGGGCCGCGAGTATCTGCGGATCATCTACGGCCCGGAGTACACCCGCCCGGAGAACCTGGACCGGCTGCGGGTGCGCCATCTCGGCCACAAGCGCTCGCTGGCCCTGCGGGAGTACGCGCTCGGGCTGGAGGCGCTGGACCGGCTGGCGGAGGGGGAGCCGCTGTGGCGGGTCCATGAGGCGGTGTTCGCGGTGCTGGCGTTGGAGTCGGAGCCGGTGGATCCGCGGTTGTAG
- a CDS encoding 3' terminal RNA ribose 2'-O-methyltransferase Hen1 produces MFLTITTTGTAERPATDLGFLLHKHPDKAQRFSTSYGTAHGLYPEANAERCTAALLLEVDPVALVRRGRGKGRGGAPDSALAQYVNDRPYAASSLLAVALSAVFSSALRGQCKARPELPERALPLRIEVPALPARGGAALVERLFAPLGWAVTAEPVALDEEFPRWGDSRYVRLVLEGELRLADALRHLYVLLPVLDDAKHYWVAPDEVEKLLRSGEGWLERHPEQRLITNRYLARRWSLTRSALERLELARLAEADDTEAEEIDNAIDSAADSAIGEPAAEPLEEGDGEEGSGQRPVPLAVRRREAILDALRGAGAARVLDLGCGQGQLLGALLKETRFTEIVGVDVSMRALNEAARRLRLDRPGPDRPGLDRPGLDRPGLDTGSAGRQSSARLKLTQGALTYTDSRLAGYDAAVLSEVIEHVDPPRLPALEHAVFGAARPKAVVVTTPNVEYNVRWETLPAGRMRHGDHRFEWTREEFRAWAEQVAERHGYAVEFRPVGPEDPEVGPPTQLALFRLAAEGGDDGTDSRRGDTTAITTNAKNTTKEAAA; encoded by the coding sequence GTGTTCTTGACGATAACCACCACCGGCACCGCCGAGCGCCCCGCGACCGACCTCGGGTTTCTGCTGCACAAGCACCCCGACAAGGCGCAGCGGTTCTCGACCTCCTACGGCACGGCGCATGGTCTCTATCCCGAGGCGAACGCCGAACGCTGCACCGCGGCGCTGCTGTTGGAAGTGGATCCCGTGGCGCTGGTGCGGCGGGGCCGCGGCAAGGGACGGGGCGGCGCCCCCGACTCGGCGCTCGCGCAGTACGTCAACGACCGTCCGTATGCCGCCTCCTCACTGCTGGCGGTCGCGCTGAGCGCGGTCTTCTCCAGTGCGCTCAGGGGCCAGTGCAAGGCCCGGCCCGAGCTGCCGGAGCGGGCGCTGCCACTGCGGATCGAGGTGCCCGCGCTGCCCGCCCGCGGCGGCGCCGCCCTGGTCGAGCGGCTCTTCGCACCGCTGGGCTGGGCGGTGACGGCCGAGCCGGTGGCGCTGGACGAGGAGTTCCCGCGCTGGGGCGATTCGCGGTACGTACGGCTGGTGCTGGAGGGCGAGCTGCGGCTGGCGGACGCCCTGCGCCATCTGTATGTGCTGCTGCCCGTGCTCGACGACGCCAAGCACTACTGGGTCGCCCCGGACGAGGTGGAAAAGCTGCTGCGCTCCGGTGAGGGCTGGCTGGAGCGCCACCCCGAACAGCGGCTGATCACCAATCGCTATCTGGCCCGGCGCTGGTCGCTGACGCGCAGTGCGCTGGAGCGGCTGGAGCTGGCACGGCTCGCCGAGGCCGACGACACCGAGGCGGAGGAGATCGACAACGCCATCGACAGCGCCGCCGACAGCGCCATCGGTGAACCGGCGGCCGAGCCGCTGGAGGAGGGCGACGGCGAGGAGGGTTCCGGGCAGCGGCCGGTGCCGCTGGCGGTACGGCGGCGGGAGGCGATACTCGACGCCCTGCGCGGGGCCGGGGCCGCCAGGGTGCTCGATCTGGGCTGTGGCCAGGGCCAGTTGCTGGGCGCGCTGCTGAAGGAGACGCGGTTCACCGAGATCGTGGGTGTCGATGTGTCGATGCGCGCGCTCAACGAGGCGGCCCGGAGGCTGCGGCTGGACCGTCCGGGGCCGGACCGTCCGGGACTGGATCGTCCGGGACTGGACCGTCCGGGACTGGACACCGGCTCGGCCGGGCGCCAGTCGTCGGCCCGGCTGAAGCTCACCCAGGGTGCGCTCACCTACACCGACTCCCGGCTCGCCGGATATGACGCGGCGGTGCTCAGCGAGGTGATCGAGCATGTGGATCCGCCCCGGCTGCCCGCCCTGGAACACGCGGTGTTCGGCGCCGCACGGCCCAAGGCCGTCGTGGTGACCACGCCCAACGTGGAGTACAACGTGCGCTGGGAGACCCTGCCCGCCGGGCGGATGCGCCACGGCGACCACCGCTTCGAGTGGACGCGCGAGGAGTTCCGGGCCTGGGCGGAACAGGTCGCCGAGCGGCATGGCTACGCGGTGGAGTTCCGCCCCGTCGGCCCCGAGGACCCCGAGGTCGGCCCGCCCACCCAGCTCGCGCTCTTCCGCCTGGCCGCCGAGGGCGGCGACGACGGCACGGACAGCCGGCGCGGCGACACCACCGCGATCACGACGAACGCGAAGAACACGACGAAGGAGGCAGCGGCATGA
- the mmuM gene encoding homocysteine S-methyltransferase: MSVSRTPLATALERGPLVLDGGLSNQLEAQGCDLSDELWSARLLADDPERIEAAHTAYARAGARVLITSSYQATYEGFAHRGVGHEEATALLRRSVELARSGAERAAAERATAGDRAMGGDRAPEPVWVAASVGPYGAMLADGSEYRGRYGLSVAELTRFHRPRIEALAAAGPDALALETVPDADEAAALLSAVEGCGVPVWLSYSIAGETTRAGQPLRDAFALAAGVDQVIAVGVNCCEPGDADRAVEIAADTTGKPVVVYPNSGEEWDATARSWRGRATFDPGRVRAWRDAGARLIGGCCRVGPERIAELAAVVRNH, translated from the coding sequence ATGTCCGTATCCCGCACGCCCTTGGCCACCGCGTTGGAGCGCGGACCGCTCGTCCTCGACGGCGGGCTGTCCAACCAGCTGGAGGCACAGGGCTGCGACCTCTCCGACGAGCTGTGGTCGGCCCGGCTGCTGGCCGATGACCCGGAGCGGATCGAGGCGGCCCACACTGCCTACGCACGGGCGGGCGCACGGGTGCTCATCACCAGCAGCTATCAGGCCACCTACGAGGGCTTCGCACACCGGGGCGTGGGCCACGAGGAGGCCACGGCGCTGCTCAGGCGCAGTGTCGAGCTGGCGCGCTCGGGGGCCGAGCGGGCGGCCGCCGAGCGTGCGACGGCGGGCGACCGGGCCATGGGCGGTGACCGGGCACCGGAGCCGGTGTGGGTCGCCGCCTCCGTCGGGCCCTACGGGGCGATGCTGGCGGACGGCAGCGAGTACCGCGGGCGGTACGGACTGAGCGTGGCCGAGCTGACGCGGTTCCACCGGCCGAGGATCGAGGCGCTGGCCGCGGCCGGGCCCGACGCGCTGGCGCTGGAGACGGTGCCGGACGCCGATGAGGCCGCGGCGCTGCTGAGTGCCGTCGAGGGATGCGGGGTGCCGGTATGGCTCTCCTACAGCATCGCGGGGGAGACCACCCGGGCCGGGCAGCCCCTGAGGGACGCGTTCGCCCTGGCCGCGGGGGTCGACCAGGTGATCGCGGTGGGCGTCAACTGCTGTGAGCCGGGCGACGCGGACCGTGCCGTGGAGATCGCGGCCGACACCACCGGCAAGCCGGTGGTGGTCTATCCGAACAGCGGAGAGGAGTGGGATGCCACGGCACGGAGCTGGCGCGGCCGGGCGACCTTCGACCCGGGGCGGGTGCGGGCATGGCGGGACGCGGGGGCGCGGCTCATCGGCGGCTGCTGCCGGGTGGGCCCGGAGCGGATCGCGGAGCTGGCCGCCGTGGTGAGAAACCATTAG
- a CDS encoding LLM class F420-dependent oxidoreductase yields MDLRIFTEPQQGATYDTLLTVAKATEDLGFDAFFRSDHYLRMGSGDGLPGPSDAWITLAGLARETRRIRLGTLMTAATFRLPGVLAIQVAQVDQMSGGRVELGLGAGWFEEEHRAYGIPFPKEKFARLEEQLAIVTGLWQTPVGETFGYDGAHYQLVDSPALPKPAQSKVPVLIGGQGATRTPRLAAQYADEFNMPFASVEDSERQFGRVRDAAEAAGRKGDDLVYSNALVACVGKDDAEVARRAAAIGREVEELKENGLAGSPAEVVDKIGRYAQAGASRMYLQMLDLQDLDHLELISSQVQAQLG; encoded by the coding sequence ATGGATCTTCGCATCTTCACCGAGCCCCAGCAGGGCGCGACCTACGACACCCTGCTCACCGTCGCCAAGGCCACCGAGGACCTGGGCTTCGACGCCTTTTTCCGGTCCGACCACTATCTGCGCATGGGAAGCGGGGACGGCCTCCCGGGCCCCTCCGACGCCTGGATCACCCTGGCCGGGCTGGCCCGCGAGACCCGGCGGATCCGGCTGGGCACGCTGATGACCGCCGCCACCTTCCGGCTGCCCGGCGTGCTGGCGATCCAGGTCGCGCAGGTCGACCAGATGTCGGGTGGACGAGTCGAGCTGGGCCTGGGCGCGGGCTGGTTCGAGGAGGAGCACCGGGCCTATGGGATCCCCTTCCCCAAGGAAAAGTTCGCCCGGCTGGAGGAGCAGCTGGCCATCGTCACCGGGCTGTGGCAGACCCCGGTCGGCGAGACCTTCGGCTATGACGGTGCCCACTACCAGCTGGTGGACTCCCCGGCGCTGCCCAAGCCGGCCCAGAGCAAGGTGCCGGTGCTGATCGGCGGCCAGGGGGCGACCCGCACGCCGCGGCTGGCCGCCCAGTACGCGGACGAGTTCAATATGCCGTTCGCCTCGGTCGAGGACAGTGAGCGCCAGTTCGGCCGGGTGCGGGACGCGGCCGAGGCCGCCGGCCGCAAGGGCGACGACCTGGTGTACTCCAACGCGCTGGTGGCGTGTGTGGGCAAGGACGACGCCGAGGTCGCCCGGCGGGCCGCGGCGATCGGCCGTGAGGTCGAGGAGCTGAAGGAGAACGGGCTGGCGGGCTCCCCGGCCGAGGTGGTCGACAAGATCGGCCGCTATGCGCAGGCGGGCGCCTCCCGGATGTACCTCCAGATGCTGGACCTCCAGGACCTCGACCACCTGGAGCTGATTTCCTCACAGGTCCAGGCCCAGCTGGGCTGA
- a CDS encoding DUF6099 family protein, whose translation MDAMRLIGVTRHALAKAGGVHDIVAEAWQVQALAEAVGGYFVVSGPAAARAEARGLCEAGGRARGALFHPALHHPTLRGGGLRAAQLSEVRDPREVLMALGDLLAEAGFALVGVASNTEEEALYWQCVEAIDAADEARDRVHGMLRHLTFREWGGEWGGAA comes from the coding sequence ATGGACGCGATGCGGCTGATCGGTGTCACCCGGCACGCCCTGGCGAAGGCCGGGGGCGTGCACGACATCGTGGCCGAGGCCTGGCAGGTTCAAGCGCTGGCCGAGGCGGTCGGCGGATATTTCGTGGTGAGTGGCCCGGCGGCCGCGCGAGCGGAGGCGCGCGGTCTGTGCGAGGCGGGCGGGCGGGCGCGCGGCGCCCTGTTCCACCCGGCGCTGCACCACCCCACGCTGCGCGGCGGCGGTTTACGGGCCGCTCAGCTCTCGGAGGTGCGCGATCCGAGAGAGGTGCTGATGGCGCTGGGGGATCTGCTCGCGGAGGCGGGGTTCGCGCTGGTCGGCGTCGCCTCCAATACGGAGGAGGAGGCGCTGTACTGGCAGTGCGTGGAGGCGATCGACGCGGCGGACGAGGCCCGGGACCGGGTGCATGGGATGCTCCGGCATCTCACGTTCCGCGAGTGGGGCGGAGAGTGGGGTGGTGCCGCATGA
- a CDS encoding nucleotide pyrophosphohydrolase yields MDVAALQRRLAAFAAARDWQQYHTPKNLAAALSVEASELVEIFQWLTPEQSARVMEDEGKAARVEDEVADVLAYLLQFCEVLGIDALAALSAKIDRNEGRFPVNGGR; encoded by the coding sequence CTGGATGTGGCGGCGCTGCAGCGCAGGCTGGCCGCCTTCGCGGCGGCGCGCGACTGGCAGCAGTACCACACCCCCAAGAACCTCGCGGCGGCCCTGAGCGTCGAGGCGTCGGAGCTGGTGGAGATCTTCCAGTGGCTGACGCCGGAGCAGTCGGCGCGGGTGATGGAGGACGAGGGCAAGGCGGCCCGGGTCGAGGACGAGGTCGCCGATGTGCTGGCGTATCTGCTCCAGTTCTGCGAGGTACTGGGGATCGACGCGCTCGCGGCGCTCTCGGCGAAGATCGACCGGAACGAGGGGCGGTTTCCGGTGAACGGAGGGCGCTGA
- a CDS encoding ATP-binding protein produces MSASGLLPARTELRPVVSELRLSAFKTHRRAAFSLGPLTLISGPSGSGKSGVLEAYAALARLAGGARLAEVFRDPAAYIPRRARPDRQGRRGFRIGCTVDGPVGPVQLDVAVQAEPELRIVGERMTGAGETLLETALRDPGRRCVQAAWHTAGAVAVTRAPLPDDRLATSLLPLRVAGTTEGQRLALAAAEQVVIALRSVFPCDPRPERMRAPAVPRDGRLRGCCENLAAVLRRTSRECGTRHAALVAAVRAGCVGPVEGLVTEGHADGVVRALVEQGELGAMPVERLGDGELRYLALALVLLTGPGVLAVDPAADVLPARQVLTVLADGFDRCLDRRQARELLGVAARMCARGHIRLVGTVGDVTGAVGGAPVTVVDLGRERVL; encoded by the coding sequence ATGAGCGCATCCGGGCTCCTGCCCGCCAGGACCGAACTGCGGCCCGTGGTCTCCGAGTTGAGGCTGTCGGCCTTCAAGACCCACCGCCGCGCCGCCTTCTCGCTGGGCCCGCTGACCCTGATCTCCGGTCCCAGCGGCAGCGGTAAGTCCGGGGTGCTGGAGGCGTACGCGGCGCTCGCGCGGCTCGCGGGCGGCGCCCGGCTCGCGGAGGTGTTCCGCGATCCGGCCGCGTACATCCCGCGCCGGGCGCGGCCGGACCGGCAGGGGCGGCGCGGGTTCCGGATCGGCTGCACCGTGGACGGCCCGGTCGGGCCCGTACAGCTCGACGTCGCCGTGCAGGCCGAGCCCGAACTGCGCATCGTGGGCGAGCGGATGACGGGGGCGGGGGAGACGCTGCTGGAGACGGCGCTGCGCGACCCGGGGCGGCGCTGTGTGCAGGCCGCGTGGCATACGGCGGGAGCGGTCGCGGTGACCCGCGCCCCGCTGCCCGACGACCGGCTGGCGACCTCGCTGCTGCCGCTGCGGGTCGCGGGCACGACGGAGGGGCAGCGGCTCGCGCTGGCCGCCGCCGAGCAGGTGGTCATCGCGCTGCGCTCGGTCTTCCCCTGCGATCCGCGGCCGGAGCGGATGCGCGCGCCGGCGGTGCCGAGGGACGGGCGGCTGCGCGGCTGCTGCGAGAACCTGGCGGCGGTGCTGCGGCGGACCAGCCGGGAGTGCGGCACGCGCCATGCGGCGCTGGTCGCGGCGGTCCGCGCGGGGTGCGTCGGACCGGTGGAGGGCCTGGTCACCGAGGGGCACGCGGACGGGGTGGTGCGGGCCCTGGTCGAGCAGGGGGAGCTCGGCGCGATGCCCGTGGAGCGGCTGGGCGACGGCGAGCTGCGGTATCTCGCGCTCGCGCTGGTGCTGCTGACCGGGCCCGGTGTGCTGGCCGTGGACCCGGCGGCCGATGTGCTCCCCGCGCGGCAGGTTCTCACCGTGCTGGCCGACGGCTTCGACCGGTGTCTGGACCGGCGGCAGGCGCGGGAGCTCCTGGGGGTGGCGGCCCGGATGTGCGCACGGGGGCACATCCGGCTCGTGGGGACGGTGGGGGACGTGACGGGGGCGGTCGGAGGCGCCCCCGTCACGGTGGTAGACCTGGGGCGTGAGCGAGTCCTATGA
- a CDS encoding MMPL family transporter, which translates to MFGRIGRFSVHRPWLVVALWVIAAVGLAILAPPLKSSTDQADFLPSHYESVRVSKIQEQAFPQQESAAAILVYQRSDGGKLSAADKAAVTKATTGFQDKKYKTFKSVVTTPEAVSKDGKMALANIYSTKKDLYDEGTQQSIKDLRADRDKLLQGTSLKVDVTGPAASGLDATESEGDTDAMIMMATLVLIIVLLGAIFRSPLIALMPVLMILVMFIMAQGLIATASDWFGLEADSGVSAILIVVLFGVGTDYMLFLLFRYREHLRQGQQPKEALVDAVSRVGETIASAAGAVIVAFLALVLSTMGSMRAMGPSLAISVAVTLVAALTLVPAVFSLLGTKAFWPSKAWKKAPRNRLANGVGSMVSRRPGLIAAVSAGVLAALAVGALGFKAEFDTDSSLPKDLESVQAMAELQKSFSAGESDPSLVYVQSGGGDKLDPAALTGFRQKLKAVEGVGEVSPAVLNPKGDVAQFSVVLEYRPASEKAIELVAGELRDTAHGSAPEGSKALVGGSTAVLADIEDAVNHDYRLVFPVAGLAIMVILGLLLRSVVAPLYLMLAVGLGFAATLGSTVWLFQNVRGEHGLLFMLPIIVYLFVVAIGTDYNILMVARLREEVRKGKTPAEAARLAVAQSAPTIGSAAIILAGTFGVLMLASNTMLQQMGFAVAFGILLTAFIMALLLVPTVTSMLGSKAWWPNHRYDSPDTPGVSGPGRAEEPDAAGETVRV; encoded by the coding sequence ATGTTCGGGCGAATAGGACGGTTTTCCGTCCACCGTCCATGGCTGGTCGTCGCGTTGTGGGTCATCGCGGCGGTCGGCCTGGCCATCCTGGCCCCACCGCTGAAGTCCAGCACCGACCAGGCCGACTTCCTCCCGTCGCACTACGAATCGGTGCGGGTCTCCAAGATCCAGGAGCAGGCGTTCCCGCAGCAGGAGAGCGCGGCCGCCATCCTGGTCTACCAGCGGTCGGACGGCGGAAAGCTCTCCGCGGCCGACAAGGCCGCCGTCACCAAGGCGACCACGGGGTTCCAGGACAAGAAGTACAAGACCTTCAAGTCCGTGGTGACCACGCCCGAGGCCGTCTCCAAGGACGGCAAGATGGCGCTGGCCAACATCTACTCGACCAAGAAGGACCTCTACGACGAGGGCACCCAGCAGTCGATCAAGGACCTGCGCGCGGACCGCGACAAGCTGCTGCAGGGCACCTCGCTGAAGGTCGATGTGACCGGTCCGGCGGCTTCCGGCCTCGATGCCACCGAGTCCGAGGGTGACACCGACGCCATGATCATGATGGCCACCTTGGTCCTGATCATCGTGTTGCTCGGCGCCATCTTCCGCAGTCCGCTCATCGCGCTGATGCCCGTGCTGATGATCCTGGTGATGTTCATCATGGCCCAGGGTCTGATCGCCACCGCCAGCGACTGGTTCGGACTCGAGGCCGACAGCGGCGTCTCCGCGATCCTGATCGTGGTGCTGTTCGGCGTCGGCACGGACTACATGCTGTTCCTGCTGTTCCGCTACCGCGAACACCTCCGCCAGGGCCAGCAGCCCAAGGAGGCCCTGGTCGACGCGGTCTCCCGGGTCGGCGAGACCATCGCCTCGGCGGCCGGCGCGGTCATCGTGGCCTTCCTCGCCCTGGTGCTGTCGACGATGGGCAGCATGCGCGCCATGGGGCCCTCGCTGGCGATCTCCGTGGCGGTGACGCTCGTGGCGGCCCTCACCCTGGTGCCCGCGGTGTTCTCGCTGCTGGGAACGAAGGCGTTCTGGCCGTCCAAGGCGTGGAAGAAGGCCCCCCGCAACCGGCTCGCCAACGGCGTCGGCTCCATGGTGTCGCGCCGTCCCGGGCTGATCGCCGCGGTGTCCGCCGGTGTGCTGGCCGCCCTCGCGGTGGGCGCACTCGGCTTCAAGGCCGAATTCGACACCGACAGTTCGCTCCCCAAGGACCTGGAGTCCGTCCAGGCCATGGCGGAGCTGCAGAAGAGCTTCTCGGCCGGCGAGTCCGACCCGAGCCTGGTGTACGTCCAGTCCGGCGGCGGGGACAAGCTGGACCCCGCGGCGCTGACCGGGTTCCGGCAGAAGCTGAAGGCGGTCGAGGGCGTCGGCGAGGTCTCCCCCGCCGTGCTCAACCCCAAGGGCGACGTGGCCCAGTTCAGCGTGGTGCTCGAGTACCGGCCCGCCTCCGAGAAGGCCATCGAGCTGGTGGCCGGGGAGCTGCGGGACACCGCGCACGGCTCCGCGCCCGAGGGCTCCAAGGCCCTGGTGGGCGGGTCGACCGCGGTGCTGGCCGATATCGAGGACGCGGTCAACCACGACTACCGGCTGGTGTTCCCGGTCGCGGGCCTGGCCATCATGGTGATCCTCGGCCTGCTGCTGCGCAGCGTGGTGGCGCCGCTGTATCTGATGCTCGCCGTCGGCCTCGGCTTCGCCGCGACCCTGGGTTCCACGGTCTGGCTGTTCCAGAACGTCCGGGGCGAGCACGGTCTGCTCTTCATGCTGCCGATCATCGTCTATCTCTTCGTGGTGGCGATCGGCACGGACTACAACATCCTCATGGTGGCCCGGCTGCGGGAGGAGGTCCGCAAGGGCAAGACACCGGCCGAGGCGGCCCGGCTCGCGGTGGCCCAGTCGGCGCCGACGATCGGTTCGGCCGCCATCATCCTGGCGGGCACCTTCGGTGTGCTGATGCTGGCCAGCAACACCATGCTCCAGCAGATGGGCTTCGCCGTGGCCTTCGGCATCCTGCTCACCGCGTTCATCATGGCGCTGCTGCTGGTGCCGACGGTGACCTCGATGCTCGGCTCCAAGGCGTGGTGGCCCAACCACCGCTACGACTCCCCCGACACGCCCGGCGTCTCCGGCCCCGGGCGGGCCGAGGAGCCCGATGCGGCGGGCGAGACCGTACGGGTGTGA